The sequence below is a genomic window from Aureispira sp. CCB-E.
AAGGAAACAAACCATTGTCAACAAATAAAATATTGCCTTCCTTGTCAGCGTATGTCGTACTAATGCTAGGCTGCTGCTGAAGGTTGAGTGCTGCTTTAAATTCGTCTAAATTAGTTGCCTTATTCATGTGGTACCATTGCTCAGGAGCACCAATAACCATATTAGAAGGAAAACGCAAGGCATAAAAACCAGTTTTGTTTTTAACAACAGGACCGTACTTGCTCCAATAAAATTTTTTTCTAATGCCAAACTTAAAAATCCAAACTTTTACAGTTGCTTTCCAAATACGTTCTTCTAAATCCAACCATTTTCCATCCAGTTGATATTTTAATTTTTCTTTTGGGTGCATTTTTAGTTCAAAAACATCCGAATAATCGTTGTAATTGACACAGTGCGTCCATCCCAAGTGCTCGTTGGTGCCGACAAAAGGAGTAATACCACCGCAAAATGTTGCTCCTGTAAAATTCCAACCTTCTTCGGTATGGATGTGGACTTCATACCACGATAAGTAAGAGCGAAGTGGTTGATGAGAATTAGAAACTAAAAAAGTTTTGCCTTCTTGTGTTTTGTGTGGTGCAATAGCAATCCCATTTGACCCCGCACTCAAGTTTTTTTTATTGCTAGAAGTGATGGGCTCTAAGTTATTTTCAAATAAACGACCTAAGTTAAACTGAATATTAGAAATCAAAGACGTTGAAATATTGTAGGCAACGGCAATATCTTTGGGTGTAATTGGAAATAATTTCTTGTGTCTAATTTCTTTAGGATGCAGTTCGGCATAACGATTGACAGCACTGGCATAAGCTGTTAGCATTTGCTTGAATTTGGGCGAAAAAGTAGTTTCGTACTTTTCTTCAACGACCTCCCTAGATTTTATCAAAAAGCTAATAGCATCAAATAAAGCGCCTTCTTTTCCTAGTACAGCTCCAAATATTCCTTTGGCAGCTAAAAAAGGTTCTTGGACTTGTTCAAAGTTATCTTCACAGTGAGCCCAAGCTAGACCATAGGCTGCCTCAACATCCGTTTGGGTAAAAATATGAGGAACGCCCCATTCATCTCGTGCTATTGTAATATTATTCAAATCAACAGGAGCTACCGTTTGCCCAAAAGATAAAATAGTGAGGCCACAAAGCAAGAGCGTGCATGCAATTCTCATTCAAATCGGGAGATTAAAAGGTTAAAGAATGGTGCGATATACTTGATTAGAAGATTAAAAGAGGAATAATAGTAATGTATTGACTCAAATCTTCTAATCAAGTATAGTATTAAGAGGGCTAGTCCTCTTCTTTGGAAATTTCTTCAGCAAATTTTTTAAAACGCTCCATCGTTAGTTCTGTTTGTTTTTTGAAAATGCCTTTCATTGCTAAGGCGGCATATTTCATAAGACCACTAAATTTGAAGTTGTTCTCCATAATCCAGCGAGTTTTGTTGGGAGCAATCTCTTTGAAATTATTGGTGACGGTATTGGTAACACCATCAGAGTCATAACGCAATACAAATTCATCTGGAATATTGCGTTTCAGAATAGTTTCTTTCATGACAATTTCTTTTACAACCATGTTGTAACGAATTTCGGCAGTAGCCCCAACATGACCTATTTCGCCAGATAGGGGAGTAAAACTGATAACATTAGGTTGCCATTTTTTTAAATTATCAGGATTCTCAAACAACTCTAGTAATTTCGCAAAAGAGATATCAACAATAATTTCTATATGGAATTTCATTTTATTAATGTAGTTGCAGGATTTAAGAACAATGCGTTAAATCCGAGTTTATAAAAACATTTTTATACAAAGTATTAATCAATAATACTCCGTTGATTTTTTGACGGAGTAAGGAACAAAACAAAGTTAGCGAAATTTACCACAATGCATAAAAAATGGACATACGGTTTTATCCAGATGTCCTTAGTGAATCGTAATGGTGTCTAATACGTTATAGCACCGTAAAACTTAGAAATGCAAATGTTTAACAGTTAATCCATTATTAATTAATTGTTTTAGTGATTGTATTCCAATCTCTAAGTGCCTGTTAACGAAATTTTTTGTAACAGCATTATCACTTTGTGACGTTTTGACACCTTCAGGGGTCATTGGCATATCAGATACTAATAATAATGCCCCCGCAGAAATTTTGTTGCGAAAAGCTGTGATAAATAAAGTTGCCGTTTCCATATCAATAGCCAAACAACGAATGGCTCGCAAATAATCTTTAAATTCCAAATCGTGTTCCCAAACTCGGCGGTTGGTGGTATAAACTGTCCCTGTCCAGTAATCTAGGTCATTGTCACGAATAGTGGTAGAAATTGCTTTTTGTAAAGCAAAGGCAGGTAGTGCAGGAACTTCTGGTGGGAAATAATCATCTGACGTACCTTCTCCTCTGATGGCAGCAATTGGCAAAATTAGGTCGCCTACTTTATTTTTATCACTTCGCAATCCCCCACATTTTCCTAAGAATAGACAAGCTTTGGGGCTAATTGCTGTTAGCAAATCCATTATTGTAGCAGCATTAGGACTTCCCATACCAAAATTGATAATTGTAATTCCATCTGCGGTAGCTGTTTGCATGGCTTTGCCAAAACCTTTCATTTCCACATTGTGCATCTCTGCAAATTCTACCACATAGCCGCTAAAGTTGACTAAGAGAATGTATTCACCAAATTCTTCTAGTTCTGTGCCCGTATATCTAGGCAGCCAATTATCGACAATCTCTTTTTTTGTTTTCATATGTATAATTGTTGTGTGTTATTATCTTCTCTTTTTTTATAATAAATAATAAACTAGCAATTTACAAATGATTGAGGAGAAAAGCAATAGAGGAGAGTGATAAAACCTTAAAATTTATGTGAAGAAAGGTTTAGAATATTAATAAAATTTTGAAGAAAAAAAAGGAACTTTTATTAGAAAGAGTTTATTGAGAACTTACTTTAAGTTAAAGTATAAACTAGATGAAATTTTAGATAAAGTAATTGGATCGAAAGAGATTAAAGAGAAAATAACCGCCCCTACCGCACCAGCATCACCGTTCCACGACGTTCAATCCAAGTACCGTCAGGTGCTTGAAATCGAATCAAATACACATACATACCCATTTTGAGCGATTGCCCATCTTTCGTGCCGTCCCATCCATCATACAGATCGTTGGTTTCAAAAATTTGTTGACCATAACGATCAAAAATAAGCATAGAGTAGTTGTGAATGCTACGACTAAAAACAATCAGAGGACGAAAAGAACGATTTTTTCCATTGGGAGAGACCGCATTGGGAATTTGAATATTAGAGCCTTGAACCGCACAGCCTCTATTGGATTGACTTTGAGTAAAAGTGGATTGA
It includes:
- a CDS encoding penicillin acylase family protein, which encodes MRIACTLLLCGLTILSFGQTVAPVDLNNITIARDEWGVPHIFTQTDVEAAYGLAWAHCEDNFEQVQEPFLAAKGIFGAVLGKEGALFDAISFLIKSREVVEEKYETTFSPKFKQMLTAYASAVNRYAELHPKEIRHKKLFPITPKDIAVAYNISTSLISNIQFNLGRLFENNLEPITSSNKKNLSAGSNGIAIAPHKTQEGKTFLVSNSHQPLRSYLSWYEVHIHTEEGWNFTGATFCGGITPFVGTNEHLGWTHCVNYNDYSDVFELKMHPKEKLKYQLDGKWLDLEERIWKATVKVWIFKFGIRKKFYWSKYGPVVKNKTGFYALRFPSNMVIGAPEQWYHMNKATNLDEFKAALNLQQQPSISTTYADKEGNILFVDNGLFPYRNPNYNWKNIVPGDTSATLWAPNFMPMDSILTVENPPSGYVFHMNGTGFNSTADADNPNPADYNPTMGYITGNLPRQLRFKDLIAQYDQLSYEDFKRIKYDYKHRFPLYTRTIQNWDLIRHLSPKKYPKIADIIAVFSKWDGNADVHNKQAAIFLLSTIYISDYRSERGLSDIPGTMEEATFADALLYAKKYLLKHFKSLEIELGDLQKHVRGTKVEPVGGVGESIAAMYTVPWKKGMRQSDLGESFILFATYNKNGVEKIESINCYGASNRPESPHYNDQMDLYLQQKTKVMSLNKTTILETAKKIYHPQ
- a CDS encoding SRPBCC family protein; translation: MKFHIEIIVDISFAKLLELFENPDNLKKWQPNVISFTPLSGEIGHVGATAEIRYNMVVKEIVMKETILKRNIPDEFVLRYDSDGVTNTVTNNFKEIAPNKTRWIMENNFKFSGLMKYAALAMKGIFKKQTELTMERFKKFAEEISKEED
- a CDS encoding AMP nucleosidase, with protein sequence MKTKKEIVDNWLPRYTGTELEEFGEYILLVNFSGYVVEFAEMHNVEMKGFGKAMQTATADGITIINFGMGSPNAATIMDLLTAISPKACLFLGKCGGLRSDKNKVGDLILPIAAIRGEGTSDDYFPPEVPALPAFALQKAISTTIRDNDLDYWTGTVYTTNRRVWEHDLEFKDYLRAIRCLAIDMETATLFITAFRNKISAGALLLVSDMPMTPEGVKTSQSDNAVTKNFVNRHLEIGIQSLKQLINNGLTVKHLHF